The DNA region AAATAAGAGATCTGAATGGTTGGGAGTTGGCATAATCCAAATTGTGCATAACTAGTTTTTGGAAAAGTACAACTTATTGGTTAAAGTGTGGATATAATTAGCACAGTGACTATGCAAAATGGCatccttttattaaatattactatgtgtggcctgggttcaatcctcagcaccacatacaaacaacgatgttgtgtccgccgagaaatggaaaataaattttaataaaaaaataaaaataaatattactgtgTGCTGAATTAGTCATCCAGTTAGTTTTCTGACAAAAACACAATCTTGTTTTCAGTTCAATTAGAATTTCAGCATGCTCTGTAGTTCTGGATGAATAGACCAGAGAATTAATTTCTTGGTGAAGTCATTAATACTTTCAAACAGCTATAAGGTTTCAAGGTGCAAAGTTTTGAATTAGTGTAGAATGAGCCTACATTAGGAGTCAGGAGACTTGGGCTCTGGTTCCTGACCTGTCAATGACAGGTTGACTCTGTGGACCTGTTTCCTTACTTTACAGTGGGAATATTAATTTCTTCCTGTAATTCTCATGAGATTTACAGAATCAAATAGATAAGGTATGTGGAAAATGCTTTGCGTTCTGAGAAGCCCCACACAAATGCAGTGTCATTATTCTAATGGGTCAGAGGAATGTGTCATAACACAGTCCAAACTGTCATACAAGGCATATGTGAAACACAGTGAACTCTGTTTTGTTCCTCAAATTGCATTTGGTCAGATTGGAAAATAAACTAAACAGATTTGAGCAGGTTTTGGGTGGAATAAATGCTAAGTATGGAAATGGCCCCTTTGAGTTTCTGGCCTTCATCAGTCTTTACAGTCATCTTAATTTGATCAGAGTTATATTAATAAGGCACCTATGAAGCACATGATACCAGTAGAAACTTTAATTTGTGCAACTGAAACTCCCTGGTTGGTTTTTATTGATGTGAGTATGTACATTTACATAGGGATTCGAATGCTGACAGTCTAGATTGGTGGTTCTCAGCTAGGCATGGCTTTGCCCAAAGGGATATTTGGCAAGGTCTGAAGACACTTTGGGTTATTACAAGTTGTAGGGTGGTGTGCTACTGACATCTTATGGATTGAAGCCAGAAATGTGGCTAAATAGCCTAAATGCACAGGATCACACTGTGCCACAAAATGTCTACCTGAAGTGACAGTAATATGAGATTGAACATAAGTTCCTGTGCAGTGGGGACATTTCAAAGAAACCAAATGCTTATAAAAATTATTGCTGAGTCTTTGGTACATTGTTCATGGGTGGAAAAGGGTGTGCGATCAAAGGATCCTAAGCTCTGCCCACCTTGAAGTTCAAGATTGTTTTCTACCAGTGTCCAAAATGAgagaggctttcttttctttattgctttctttttcttttctgtaaccACTCTTCCCTCAAGTTCCTCCTGTGGTGGCAGCACTGTTTCCTATACAGTATTGTGACAGTCTTGTGGGGAAAGGCACACAAGCATAGGAGCTTCCCACTTTTGCTTTAGAAGTTTAAGTTCAATAGGAAATACAGGGTGGGGAAGGAATAGTAAGCTCTAGGAGTCACTGTGATTTTCCTGTCAAACTGATGGTAGTTTTTCACCATGGGAGTTGGGCATGGTCATAACTAAATAAGTTGGAGAATAACCAGGGTAaaagagatgggaaaaaaattagtaaaaggtAATGTTTGAGAGTGATATAAATAACAGTAGTATAAATACATCTTGTGTATGTAAATGAAGTATATATTAAGTCCTAGGAGGAGCTATgcctttttttttgcagagaattttaatattacgCATTTTTAGGACCTACCATGTAGTTGTCATTTACTGAATCCCTTTTGGGACcatgtcatttctttaaaatgagtAATTAAcacaagtaaacaaataaaggaaGAAGAGATTCTAGTTGTTTACAAGTCTGGGTAATTTTGACTATGACACAGTTTATCCTGAGCTTAGAAAGAAGTCACCCAGGATGCAGAGGTTCTGGGCTACCCTTCAACTGCCCTGCAGAATGGAAGCAGCTATGGAGCAGGTGTGAAGCACCTTGTgcttttggagacttggttcaggggaaggagcaggagggagCAGTAAATTTTCTCTAGCCCTGTGGCAGCTTTCAGCATGACAAACCTTGTTTGACAGTTCCCActccaaaatgtttttctttttcttttttttttttagagagagaaagagaattttttaatatttatttattttgtttttagttttcggcagacacaacatctttgtatgtatgtggtgctgaggatcaaacccaggcccacatgcatgccaggcgagcgcgctaccgcttgagccacatccccagcccccaaaatgttTTTCTCCACATTGTTTTGTTATAGTGCCCAAGATTTTATTCGGAATACACATaccttggaaaaaagaaaagaaaaaagcacttCCAAATAAATGTCACTATCCTTCAAGGCTTAGTTCAAATACTATGTTCCCTTCCCTACTCCGAAGTTAGCTTCCCAGGTTTGCATTCCCACAGCATATGGCCTGACAGCATGGATCACTTATTCTCTTGTATTTGCCTACATCTGCCTGCCCAGGTGGACTGTGGGCCCTTTGCCATACAGATCCTGGCCTGTTCATCTGAACATCCAGACAGGAGTCTGCACAGTGCCTGACCTGGAGCAGGCATCAATGTGCTCCAGTGATAGAATAAATAATCAGGCAGCAGGTAGAGCTGTTTTTCAGATCTCACTAGGATGTGGGGCTGCcagagggaagaaaaggggaCTTAAGTCATACCAACAACTGAGCCCTTTGTGAGGGGTAGTGGAGAGAGGGCACGAAGGAGTGAAGGAGGCTCAGGACAAACCAtgactatttaaattatttacctagaaaaaaggcagaacattttcttcctgctccttctccctcATGCATTGTATGTCCTCTTACTCTCAGATTTCAGAACACAAGCTAATGTGATCCAAGTTTGAATTTGAGTAAATAGCGTTTAGTAATGTAGCTGGAAAGCATCCCCACCCATTACTGTTTTTATGGTTTGGCACTGTTGACTTAGGCAATATACCTATAGATTGAGTAGAACTGCCCATGAAGTATTCAGGAAGTTAAATCTTAGGGAAATTAATGAATCCAGTGATAAtaacacacactctctctcttttctcctcaggAAAATGGCAGACAGTTTTTCGGTAAGTGCTTCATGTCAGTTTTCTTAGCTTCATACACATTCACATAGGTGTAGGGTTTCATTTTTACCACCAGACTTCCCCTTCTCACTGTCCGACTACATGGTTTCCACTGAGGGCCTGTTAGCTGAAGTCTTGTTTTTTCAGCAGCAGTTTGTGGGAAGAAAGCCAGGCAGAAGCCTGTGAGTCTGCAACAGTCACTCACCCTGCTGGAAGCAGCAGGAAGTGTAGCCCAAAATCTGAGCATCCCCATGTTTGAGATTGGTTTCTCATGTTGATTCAAAAGTGTGTGCTCCAGAGACTGACACAagagaatcaaaagtttgaggcatTCCTGGCAACTtaacaaaatcctgtctcaatcaatcaatcagtaaataaataaagggtggTGGTgcagaggatgtagctcagtggtgaaatactATACttgcgggggatgtggctcaggcagtagtgtgctcgcctggcattcgtgcagcccgggttcgatcctcagcatcacatacaaagatgttatgtccgccgagaactaaaaaataaatattaaaaaattctctctttaaaatgaaaaaaaaaaaaaaaaaaaaaggaaatactataCTTGCCTCTTGTGCcccaggctctgggtttgatccccagtactgcagtaaacatatacatacatacatacataaaataaagaaaaaagcatgTGTTTGTAGATCAAGGAGAGCTACCTCCTGACTTCAGCAAATTACAAAAAACTGAGATGATGGGTGGCTAGAAAAAGTGAAGAAACATATAGAATCCCAATGTCTAATTTTAGTCTTTGGAACTCAAAACTATTAAGAGGTGGGGAAAatttattgatattaattttgtACCTTTCCCATATTTCTCTACTTCTTAGATTACATGCttgtttttctgaaaaatctgttttcatgaatattttgtaTCTTGTAATTGTTTATGTCTTTCTTTTCAGCTTAATGATGCCTTATCTGGGTCTGGAAACCCAAACCCTCAAGGATGGCCTGGTGCATGGGGGAACCAGCCTGGGGCTGGAGCAGGGGGCTACCCAGGAGCCTCTTATCCTGGGGCCTATCCCGGGCAGGCACCTCCAGGGTCCTACCCTGGACAGGCACCACCTGGAGCCTACCCAGGGCAGACACCTCCGGGGCCCTATCCTGGACAGGCACCTCCTGGTGCCTACCCTGGCTCAACTGCACCTGGACCTTATCCTGGACCTCAGGCACCTGGAGCCTACCCAGGGCAACCAGGTGGGCCTGGGGCCTACCCACCTCCAGGACAGCCAAGTGCTCCTGGAGCCTACCCTGCTGCTGGCCCCTATGGCACCCCTGCTGGACCACTGGTAAGATGGAGTAACTCTGTCATGGAATTGATGTGCAGAGGGCTCAGGGAAACTTTATACCTTCAGCttacagtcacattctgaaaaCCAGCTACTGGTGTGTGTTGATTTGGTAGAAAAAAACAAGTGTTCatattgcatttattttgtaCTGTTAGTATAAAGTGAAGATAAAACACCTTTTTAAGGCATTATAAAGCTGCTTTTAATATAAATCAAGTTAGGATTGTAGTAATGAGAGAAAGAATGCCACGCCATTAGTATGCATCTATATTATTTAACCCCAAAACCACCCCATACCATACTGTTATTACCCCCATTTTATGCATGACGAAATGGGGCAAAGGAAAAGTTATATAATTTGCCCAGGGACACTGAAGGAACATGTAGGGGAACCAAGGTAATCTGATTTTGAAAAACCTCTTAAAGATAATTCTGATATAAGGTTTGAATTTTCATGcagattaaaatacattttaacaagTGAGTTCCAAATGAATACATAACTCAGGGAATCCAGGTACACTCAGTCATGGATATTTCCCTTGCAAATTGATAGTCTAGTTGAAAGAGAAgatctaaaaatgaagaaagagctATCCAACAGTGTTGGATGTGACCATTTCATGACTTTGGAGAAGATGGCTCAAGGCAGCACCATCTTCTTCTGGAACAGTTTGGAGGAAAGCTCAGAGAAGATGGGGGACAGTGGGTAGTACcgggcagtgcctggcacagggtcAGTCAAGAGCAGGCAGGAGGAGACTTGAAGGCTGTGGAGACAGGCATATATGAGAGAATGCAGAGGAGAGCTTCCAGGACCTATTAAGTCTTAGGAGTCAGGACTCTGGCTTTCAAGGCTGGACAACTAGAACATCAGCAAAGCTTTAGCCCCAACTGGGAACTCAGGAAGAGAAACTGATGGATGGGAGAAGGCAGGGGAGACACTTTTGGTTCATACTTGCTGGACTTGAGGCTCTAGTAGCAATGCCAGGTAGGAGGAAATGCAGGGCTAGTGAAGATCAGGCTAGAGATGAAAGCTTCATGTGGTAGTTGAACCCAGGGGAAAATGTtataaagggaaagagaagaggccACAGATTGAGTTCAGGGATATTCATGGCATCTTGAACATGGATGGAGAATACACATCTGTGGAATGAACTGTGTAAGTGTTCATCCCACAGACAGAACTTAAGCTTTTCCAGAAATTAGTCTGTGTGAATGAGGTGTGGATTGAAATAGCCCTAGGAGTGTTCTAAGAGGGAAGCTTATTTCTCTAGCCCCTGGGCAAGGCAGCCTGAAAGTCAAAACAGATGGCCTAACCTGGGGCTGTATTGTTCACAAATACTAATTGTGACTGAACTttagctatatttttttctttccccaagaAAAATGACTGTTGATACACATATACCTGTTCTTTCCCAGACTGTGCCTTATGACCTGCCCCTGCCAGGAGGAGTCATGCCTCGCATGCTGATAACAATTATGGGTACTGTGAAGCCCAATGCAAACAGGTAAAGAGGCAGCTTGACCTATCTGTTGATTCATTTTTGATTATAGAATgatatattctaaattttaatatttccaaaattaCATGTTCAGGATCTTGGCTATACTGTCATATGGGATTATCTCATATTCAATATATgttcccaaataatttttttttaagtgtcagGGTCATTCACTGTAAAGGTAACACACCCTAATCTGTGTATTGGTAttcattatatcatttaattttcacagttGAAGGTAGGACAAGTAACAATGCTACCtcttttacaaataaaaccaaCGCTCATGTCCTATAGATAAGTGGCAAGCCTGGgaacctcagtcttctgagtaaaCACTGTTAAAAGGTTTGAAAAGATTCTATCCATTGACAACTTCACCAAAATAAATCAACCTTTGTCATTGGAACTGGTTTGACTGAGGTAGGCTAGGATGGAGTAAGGTTTTATTGAGCTAATTTAGGAAAATTCATGCTGATTTATGATTGCCATGGCTGCCTGGCCCTGGTTGTCACCACTGGTGCTGGTTAAACTTACATACAGTATGAAGAGGCTGAAAAGGTCCTAAAGCCATCCCCTATACCTGTCCCTGAAGTTAGTGCCATTAAAGCTCCTCCAGCCATTGGTGAGCTGTCTCTCTGAGTCTTATAGGCAGTACACAAAAGGTATTCATTCAAATCATGTCACAGGCTTCTTCAAGAAGatcatttatttatccataaatAACCTGAGTTATCTGTCAGTTTATTGCTGGGGAATCAATGAAAGCCACATCCTGTCACCAGATGAGCACATGTTCTAATTGGATAATTTTACATTCACATAGCCCCCTGGTGTTTTCCTCCAGCCAGCCTCCTCTGGTTCTGCATGGAAGTATCTACCCTAAGCCAATCTTTCTTTTTACACACCTAGATAGCATCTCTAAGGTCAACCTTTCCTCACACAAAGAAACTTGTTTGGCAGTAAATTACTGTATGCCTATGTCCTTATACATGTTGCTTCCCAAGGTAACAGAGTCTAGCACACCTTATCCTGTGCATGTGATACCCATGATTTGTTGGTATCTGTTTTCCTCCTCCAGAGAACCACACAGTATCCTTGCCTCAGTTCGTCATTGCAATGGGAAGTTTAGTTGCAGTAATACTAGAGATGTATACTGAGACCATGGTTGATCAAAACTGATTCTGATTAAAATGGTTAATGgcagtaaatgaaaaaaaaaattgcagcttGGTACTGCAAATTCTGTGAGgaactacatgaaaaaaaagtGCTTGACAGAGTTGACAGTATCTTCCTTTTCACTGAAAACAGAGCCATTGAATATTTAGTCAAATACAAATTCTATTGCCATTTTCCCTTGTGAGTTTAATATTGTAAATTGTGGTTGAATGTGACTGGCTGAGGGATTCAAAATTCCCAGAGAATCCATCAATCTAGAGCACAAACCTTATTTAAAAACACCAGCTGATTCCTGATGCTCTATGGAAAAACCTTGAAAAACTCAGGAGTAGGCTTGatcttttaataaagaaatttgtACTTGCATTACCatctaagaagaaaaagagtcaAAAAGTTCAACTAGCACTTTCATTAGTTCCACTTTTCATCATGGAGTATGCAACATTGTTTTTTGTCATAGCTTTACAATTTAGCAACTACAGTATATCATTCTTGCTGTTTTAGAGGAAGTAGGTTTCTGACTAACCACAAGGAAGCCAGGTATTTTCGCTGACTTGCCTTTAACAAGTATGAGAAGCAACCTGGCAGGGCAAGTAAGAGAGAACCAATACTATCTGTTCAGGCATAGTGTTTTCAAAGTGGTTCTAAACCTGTATAAGGAAACCCTGAAGGGTTTTCATGAATGAGTCTGTAAGGAGGGGATTACAGCTGAATGGGAATATGGGACCAAGGACACTAAGGTAATATGTACGCGTGcgcgcatgcgcacacacacatgccttGCTGACTTTAAGATTTTGACAGTAAATAAATTTGGGGATTAGTGTACTTCCTAGTTTGAACccattctctggtttgtttgcttctATTCAGAAAAATTTCCTATGTATTATGAAATAATTGGCTTTTTAGAAACTTATATGCTCttcacttgattaaaaaaaatgcaattttgatcattttaataaCTCTGGTCTTTGGTTTAAAACAGAATTGCTTTAGACTTCAAGAGAGGGAATGATGTTGCCTTCCACTTTAACCCACGTTTCAATGAAAACAACAGGAAAGTCATTGTGTGCAATACAAAGCTGGATAATACatggggaaaggaggaaagacagTCGGTTTTCCCATTTGAAAGTGGTAAACCATTCAAAGTAAGTGGTTGCTactattatatattaataatatgtatttctCAAGGGAAGTCACTCTAAAACCACAGCacattgaaatgattttttaccAGCTGTCCTGAGGCACCAAACCAGCCTGTCTCCTCCCTACCTTTACACTTTGCAGGCTAAGAAAATGGCTGAGAGTGAGACATTCCCTAATTCCTTGCAGGCATTTCACCATCATCACAGTGGCCACCCACCCTCACTGCAAGCTAACGATTttctagaaattaataaaaaatggcAGAAAGTCTTTATGTCAGTTATTTCCCTAAAACAATATGGTTGGcataaaatcaaaaggaaatgtTCACCAtgcgcggtggcacatgcctgtaatcccagtgactcaggaggctgaggcagaagaatcaggagttcagagccagtctcagcaacttagtgagaccctgtctctaataaaatataaaacaaaagggctggggatgtagctcagtggttgagcacccctgggtaccTCAGCTTCTCTCAACCTGCAGTaccaaaagggaaaacaaaaacaaaaaaaagaagaaatgaaatgttctattaattctaaaaatcaatatgcttagctgggtatggtgatgcatgcctgtaatcccagtgactcaggaggctgaggcaggaggatcacaagttcaaagccaacctcagcaattagcaaggccatgaacaacttactgagaccctgtttcaaaataaaaaataaaaaaaggaatgaggatgtggctcagtggttaaatactcggaatcaatccccagtaccaaataaaataaatatcaatatacatgttttatgaaaataaaaatttgtagatGTTTAACTTAAAAAGTCTCCTATCTTCACAGAGGATTAAATTTGGTATCATTCCAGTATTTTATGTagtactagggatcgaacccagtgcctcatgtgtgctctaccac from Ictidomys tridecemlineatus isolate mIctTri1 chromosome 5, mIctTri1.hap1, whole genome shotgun sequence includes:
- the Lgals3 gene encoding galectin-3, with protein sequence MADSFSLNDALSGSGNPNPQGWPGAWGNQPGAGAGGYPGASYPGAYPGQAPPGSYPGQAPPGAYPGQTPPGPYPGQAPPGAYPGSTAPGPYPGPQAPGAYPGQPGGPGAYPPPGQPSAPGAYPAAGPYGTPAGPLTVPYDLPLPGGVMPRMLITIMGTVKPNANRIALDFKRGNDVAFHFNPRFNENNRKVIVCNTKLDNTWGKEERQSVFPFESGKPFKIQVLVELDHFKVAVNDAHLLQYNHRMKNLREISKLGISGDINLTSASHAMI